Genomic window (Polaribacter batillariae):
GGTAGGTTTCTACAGAATCTTTTTTTATTGTAGCATCTGTAAAATAAGGGTGCCTTGCGACATATTTAGGAAATGCGACGTTAAAAACACTAATATCAGAAAATTTATTTTTTTTATTTTTCTTATTGCTAATAGGTATTGGTATATTAAGATTTAATTCTTTATTATAGATGGTAACAATACCTGTTTCTTTTCCTGGCAAAATGGTAAATGCAAAATTATTTTCGTCTTTATAAGGAATTAATCCATTTTCCCAAAAAATAATTACTTCGCCATTGCTGTTGTTTTTTTCTGTATAATCGTAATTTAAAAGCTTTTTGTAACGTAAAAACTCATTTGTAAAACCTAAATGTTTTGCAGTTCTTAAAAGATCTTCTTTTAATTGGTTTGGAATATCGACTCCAAAATAATGCCCTTCGTTTTTTAAATACAAATCAACAGCATTTCTGTAAGAAATAAATGCGTCGTTTATATTTCCAGAAGATTCATACAGCATGCCTTGCAAGCTTAATGCAAAAGCATCTGTGGTATATCTATTTTTTTGGTCACTTGGGTATTTTTCGTTTATTTGTTGAAGCTGTAAATTTATTTTTCTAACTTCTACCAAAGCTTCATCGAACTTGTTTAAAAAAGTATAATTTAAAGCTTTGTAATAATGGATTGCCACTTTTTCGAAATCTTCGCCTAAATAGGCTTCTTGTTCTGGGTTTAAAAGTGTGCCCAATATTTTGCCACCAACATCTCTTTTATTTTCTAAAATAAAATCGTCTGCTTTATTTAAAAAGGTATTGCTTAATTCGTAATCGTTATCTAAATAAGCAACTTTTCCTTTTTCTAAATAATAGAGTAATAAATTTCTATCTTTTTTTAGAAACTTGTTTTTGTCTAATTTTTCGAGTGCTAATTGGGTGTTTCCGTTTTGTAATTCTTGTTGAAATGCTTCACTTTTTACATTATAGGTACTGCCGCAACTGCTTAAAAAAAGTAATACAAACAAGTTGTAGATTATTATTTTTAATGAAATTGGATTTCTCATAAAATCTAATGTTAAAAAGCTTTCCTAGGGTAAGTTATAGGAAAGCTTTTTTATATAATTTAAGGTTTAAAAAAATTAATTTTTAATGTATTTTTTAATTTTCTTATCACCAATCCAAACTTTTTCGTTGGTTTGTATGTTTGTAAGTTCTAAATCTATTTGATAATAAACTACTTTTTGTCTTCCTAATGCATCTACAATCGAGTTGATGTTTCCTTGCAACATAAAATCTGCACCTGCTTCTAAACCAAACTTTTTAACGGTAGATAAAGAAGCGTTTTCTTGTTGGTCTGCACGTTCTGCTCTTAACTCTTCTCTCATTTTACCTCCAGAAACAATACGCGCATTTTGTCTTTTTATAAATGCTTTTTCTATTTCTTTCGTAAAAGTTTCGGCATCTATATGTTCGTGTGTTTTATTACGCACCAAACCAACAATTATAATTGGTTTTTTTCCGTTTTCTTGTACAAAATCTGTTAGCCAATTTCCTCTAAGAATTTCGTCTGTTAACTCCTCTGAAGCCAGTCTAGAATCTGTGTCGTTCCATCTTCCGCTAATATCTACTTGATCGTTTGTGTTGATGCGTACTACTTTTCTAGAACAAGAATTTAAGGTTAAAACTGCTACTGCAAGTATAAGGCCGATTGTTATTAATTTTTTCATTACTGTTATTGATTTGTTTTTTTTATTAAATTATAAAATGAGTCCGTAAAATAGTCCTAAACTTAACATTGTGTTAAATTGAGACCAGTTATTACTGTAATATCCGTTATAATAATTATCTGCTGGGTATTCGTATTCTATATATTGCGTGTTTTTAGCACGTTCCATTCTTTCTTGGTGCCTCCATAAACGGCTATTGGCTCTATATTTTCTTCTTAAATTTCTTAAATCTCGCCGATCTTGTAAAGGATCTATAGCTTTATAAGTTTCTTGGCTTGTAGTACCTTGTGTTAAGGTAGTTTCTTTATAGGTGTTTAAATAAACAGCCATACTTTTTTTATAATTTGGGTTTTGATCCAACACTTCCTCTTGAGCAAAACCTAAGAAAGTTGTAAAAAAAGCAATTAAGTAAAATGCGAAATGTCTCTTTTTCATAAATTGAATGATTAAATTATAGGCAAAATTAAGCATAAAAGACGTGAAGCTTTTTGCAATAACAACAGTTTAACGTTTATTTAGCAATAAAAAAATAAGTGTTTTTAGCATTAAGTAAGGTAATTGGCAGTCTTTTATATAGTTAGGTAAACCAACTAAAAAAACGGACAAATAAAGAATTTCTTAAAACCAACAATCCTCGAAGAAGAACCAGAGAGGTATTTCGCGGCTTTTATTTTCACTTAAAAAGGGCAACCCAAATACTGTATTTAGATTCCTGTTTTCAAAAAAGGAAACCCTGAGGCAGAACCTCGAGGATTTCTTTTCGATTAAACCAACCCTGCTCTTTTTAACAAAGCATCTGGTTTGGGTTCTTTTCCTCTAAAACGCTTGTATAAAATCATTGGTTTTTCTGTGCCTCCCTTAGAAAGTACGTTTTCTTTAAATTTGGTCGCTACTTTTTTGTTAAAAATTCCTTCTTCTAAAAAGTATTCAAAAGCATCTGCATCTAAAACTTCTGCCCATTTATAAGAATAATATCCAGCAGAATATCCACCTTGAAAAATATGCGAAAAAGCAGTGCTCATTGCATTTTCTGCAACATCTGGGTATAATTCTGTTGCTGCAAAAGCTTTGTTTTCAAAATCTTTAACATTTTTTATTTCAGATGGGTTGGTGCTATGCCAACTCATATCTAACAAACCAAAACTTAATTGACGAAGTGTTTGCATTCCTTCATGAAAACTTGCAGATTCTTTTATTTTTTCTACATATTTCATAGGAATTATTTCTCCTGTTTTGTAGTGTTTTGCAAAGATTTCTAAAGCTTCTTTTTCGTAACACCAATTTTCTAAAACCTGACTTGGTAGTTCTACAAAATCCCAAGAAACCGAAGTTCCAGACAAACTATTGTAAGTTGTATTGGCCAACATGCCATGTAGCGCATGCCCGAATTCGTGAAACAGTGTAGTTACCTCATTAAAAGTTAAAAGCGATGGTTTTGTTGGTGTGGGTTTTGTAAAATTACATACGATAGAAACATGAGGTCTTTCATTTACGCCGTTTTTAACTTGCTGAGGTTTGTAAGACGTCATCCAAGCACCATTTCGTTTGCCTTTTCTTGGATGAAAATCGGCATAAAAAACGGCTATAAAATTGCCATTTGTATCGGTTACATTGTAGGTTTTTACATCTTCGTGATATTTATCGATGTTAAAAACTTCTTCGAACTGCAAGTCGTACAAACGATTTGCAATTTTAAACACACCATTAATTACATTTTCTAATTTAAAATAGGGTTTTAAAATTTCTTGGTCTAAATTAAAAATTTCTTTTTTTAATTTTTCTGAATAATAGGCACCATCCCATTTTTGAAGTTGGTCTATTCCATCTAATTTTTTGGCGTATTTTTCTAATTTTTCAAATTCTTTTTTAGCAGCAGGTTTTGCTTTTTCTAGCAATTCTTTCGAAAAATCGAGTACTTTTTTAGGTGTTTCTGCCATTCTTTCTTCTAAAACAAAATGTGCATGTGTTTTATAGCCCAATAAATGGGCTCTTTTATGGCGCAGTTTTACAATGTCTAAAACAATTTGTTCGTTGTTGTTTTTATTATTTTGAAAACCTTTTTTACCGGCTGTAATTGCCAACTTTTTACGTAGTTCTCTATTATCTGCATAGGTCATAAAAGGGATGTAACTTGGGTAATCTAGTGTAAATATCCATCCTTCTTTGCCTTTTTCATTAGCCAGTTGTTTTGCAGCTTCTTTGGCAGAATCTGGCAATCCAGCAAGATCTTTTTCATTTGTTAAATGCATTTCAAACGCATTGGTTTCTGCCAAAACATTTTCACCAAATTGTAAAGATAGTTTAGATAATTGGGTGTCTATTTTTCGGAGTTCTGCTTTATCACTTTCGTTTAAATTCGCACCATTTCTTGCAAAACTTTTGTATTGTTTGTCTAACAACATTTCTTGCTCTGGTGTTAACTCTAAACTTTCTTTAGCATTAAAGACCTCTTTTACTCTTTTAAAAAGTGCTTCATTTAAAGTAATATCGTTTTTAAATTCACTTAACCAAGGAGAAACTTCTTGCGCTATTTTTTGAATTTCGTCATTGGTTTCTGCAGAGTTTAAATTAAAGAAAATACTGGTAATTCTATTTAATTTTTCGCCAGTAAAATCTAAAGCAACTGTAGTATTTTCGAAAGTTGGTTTTTCTGTGTTTTTAACAATTGCATGTATTTCGTTTTTTGCAATTTCTATGGCTTTTTTTATAGCGGGTTTATAATGCTCGTTTGTAATTTTAGAAAAAGGAGCCGTATTAAAATCTTGTAAAAGTGGGTTTTTAGTCATGAAAAATTTGTTTAAAAAATTAAAGAAACCTCACAAATAAAAAATCTGTGAGGTCTTTAATATTGTGCGAAGGTACTTATCTTTTTACGTTTTCAGAAGCTTTTTCAACTTTCAGTTTTAAACCTTCTTTATAAGCGATTATTTTATCTAAAACACATTTGTCTGAAGCGCCAATGATTTGGGCTGCCAAAATACCTGCATTTTTTGCACCATCTAAAGCAACAGTTGCTACAGGAACACCTCCTGGCATTTGTAAAATCGATAGAACAGAATCCCAACCATCTATAGAATTTCTACTTTTTATAGGAACACCAATAACTGGCAAAGGGCTCATAGAAGCCACCATTCCTGGTAAATGTGCTGCACCTCCAGCACCAGCAATTATTACTTGAATACCACGTAAATGGGCATTTTTAGAATAATCTACTAATTTTTCTGGAGTTCTGTGAGCAGATACAATATCTACTTCTATTTGAATATCTAAACTCTCTAAAATATCGATTGCTTCTTCCATTATTGGAAGATCTGAATCGCTTCCCATTATTATTCCTACCATAATTATTTACTTATTACTCGAATTGTTTCTTTTACTTTTTGCGCAATTTCTCTTGCTTTCTCTATATTTTCATCAACAATAGTTACATGCCCCATTTTACGAAAAGGACGTGTTTCTTTTTTTCCGTAAATGTGTGGTGTAACTCCGTCTATTTTTAAAATTTCTTCTATGTTTTGGTAAATAACCTTACCAGAACAACCTTCTGAGCCGACTAAATTTACCATAATTCCTGCAACTTTACTTTCTGTATTTCCTAAAGGAAGGTTTAAAATGCTTCGTAAATGTTGTTCGAACTGATTGGTATAACTGGCTTCAATAGAATAATGGCCAGAATTATGAGGTCTTGGAGCGACTTCGTTTACTAAAATTTTATCGTCTGTAGTTTGAAACATTTCAACAGCCAATAAGCCTACAAAATCTAACTCGCTTACTACTTTTAAAGCAGTTTCTCTTGCTTTTTTTGCAACATTTGCATCTATTCTTGCAGGGCAAATAACGTATTCTACTTGGTTTGCTTCTGGATGAAACTCCATTTCTACTACAGGATATGTGGTTGTTTCTCCATTGGCATTTCTTGCAACAATAACCGCCAATTCGTTTTTAAAAGGAACTAGTTTTTCGGTAATACACTCAACATTTGGCAAGTTTTTTAAGTCTTCGAAATTTCGAACGATTTTTACGCCATTTCCATCATACCCAAAACGTGCGGCTTTCCACACAAAAGGAAAATCGATGATATTGTTTTCGAAAGAATGTTTTAATTCTTCTAAATATGCGTAATGAGAAAATTCTGCAGTCGGAATTTTATGATCTATATAAAAGTTCTTCTGCCTTGCTTTACTTTGAATGATGCGCAAATCTTTCGGTTTCGGGTAAATCGTTAAACCTTCTTTCTCTAGCTTGTCTAAGGCATCTAAATTTACATTTTCTATTTCTATGGTTAATAAATCTACGGTTTTTCCGAAGTTGTAAACAGCATTAAAATCTAATAAATCTCCAAGTACAAATTTGTTGCAAATTGCTGCACAGGGTGCATTTTTATTACTCTCTAAAATAGAAGTATGTATGTCGAATTTTTGCGTTTCTGCCAGTAGCATTCTTCCTAGTTGACCACCACCTAGAACTCCTAATTTAAAGTCTGAAGAAAAATAGTTTTTCACGATAAAAATTGTTGTGTTTCAGCAAAAATACACAACTCAAATCATTTTCACTAAAAATTACTGATACGAATTACAGAACCATTTTTTGTAACACGATATTCTCTTGCAGGACATGGAGAGCCATCTGTTTGCGGAGCACCACCAAAATGAACACTATACTCACTATTGTCGCAGCTACATTTTAAAACCAAGCCTTTTTCGAAACTCATTGGAGCACTACAATCTGTATTTGGGCAAATTCTGTCGTAAGCAACAAACTTGCTACCATTTATGTTGAATAATAAAATGCCTTTTGCACCTCCAGAGAGTTCTGCAAAACCTCCAGGAGTTTGAGCGTTAATTAATTGCGGATTGTTTAAATCTGTGGTTATATTTACAGGAAAATTTAATAAACAGTTTTCTATTGGAGTGTTCTTAGAACAACTCGAAAGGAATAAAATCGATATAAAAATAAATACTTTTTGAGACATATAAATTTGTTGATACTTTAAGAACGATGGCAAGTTACAAATATTTTGTACATTTGTAATCTACAATCTCATTCCTGTGAAGGTAATGAGATTTTTAAATTTAATCCCTTAAAAGTGGATTACGATTAAACAATTTTTATTTGCCTTTTCTTGTAAAATTGTATTAGTACTAGAAAAGGGTATAATTTTAAATAGTATAATAATGAGTGATATATCTTACTATTCACCTGAAGGATTAAAAAAATTGAAGGATGAATTGGTTCAATTAGAACAAGTAGAACGACCAAGAGTAACGCAAGAAATTGCAGATGCAAGAGATAAAGGAGATTTAAGTGAAAATGCAGAATACCATGCAGCAAAAGAAGAACAATCTCATTTAGAAACCAAGATCGCAAAATTAAAAAATGTAATTGCTAATGCACGTATTTTAGACGAATCTCAGTTAGATACATCTAAAATCTTAATTCATTCGAACGTAGTTATTAAAAATATTACAAACGGAATGGAAATGAAATATAGATTGGTGGCTGATTCTGAAACGGACGTTAGAAACGGAAAATTATCTGTAAATTCTCCTATTGGAAAAGGGTTGTTAGGAAAAAAAGTTGGTGAAATTGCAGAAATTCAGGTTCCAAATGGAATTATGAAGTTTGAAATTATTGAGATTTCGAGATAGTTTTTAAAAAAAGAGGTAAGATTTAGGACTGAAAAGGACAAAAGACTGACTGAGAACTGAATACTGAAAAAAATGAGCATATTCACAAAAATAATTACAGGAGAAATACCAAGTTATAAAGTTGCAGAAAACAACGATTTTATTGCTTTTTTAGACATCAACCCCAATGCAAAAGGGCACACTTTAGTAGTTCCAAAAAAGGAAGAAAATAAGATTTTTGATTTGTCTAAAGACGAATATAAAAACTTAATGGATTTCTCTTACGATGTTGCAAAAGCGATTGAAAAAGCGATGCCTTGTAAAAGAGTAGGAATGAGTGTTATTGGATTGGAAGTACCTCATGTGCATGTGCATTTAATTCCATTAAATGATATGGCAGATATTCAATTCAATAAAAAAATAAAGCTAACGAATGAAGAATTTGTTGCTTTGGCTGAAAAAATTGCTGCTGAATTTTAGCAAGAATCCCTAAATATTTTAGCAAAAATTTCCTTAACATTGTTATGCTGTAAGCATCTCAAACACATATAATCACTTATAAAATAATGATTATAAGATTCTTATAAATTGATAAATTGTAGGGTTATTTTTTTCTAACTAAACCCTATCCAATAATACTTGAAAAGTAGTTCCTTTTCCAATTTCCGATTTCTGCACAAATATTTTTCCTTTATGATAATCTTCTACAATACGTTTAGAAAGCGATAAACCCAAGCCCCAGCCACGTTTTTTAGTGGTAAAGCCAGGTTTAAAAATTTGTTTAAAAAGTTTTTTTGGTATTCCTTTTCCAGTATCTGTAATTGTAATTTTTATTTTCTGCTGTTTGGTTTCGATGGCTAGTTTTAGCTCTCCTTTTCCTAACATAGCATCAATGGCATTTTTAATTAAATTTTCGATTACCCAACCAAATAATTCGGTATTTATGTTTGCGAATAATTCTTTTTCTGTAGCTAAAAAAGCAAAAGTTATTTGTTTCGAACTTCTAGACTCTAAATAATCGAAAGCAGTTTTTGTAACTGCTACAATATTTTGTTTTTTTAATTCTGGAATAGAACCAATTTTAGAAAAACGGTTGGCAATGGTGTTTAATCGATGAACATCTTTTTCTATTTCTTCGACATATTTATCATCTACTTTTTCCATTTTTAAAATGGCAATCCAACCTAATAAAGAAGACAATGGTGTGCCAATTTGATGGGCAGTTTCTTTCGCCATTCCTGTCCATAATTTATTAGTTTCAGCAATTTTATTAGAGCTGTAGAATAAATAAATAACACTTAAAAAAAGAAATAAGATTAAAATAAGTGCAAGCGGGTAGTAGGTAAGCCTTTTTAATAAATCGGAATCTCTATAGTAAACTTTATTTGTTTTATCGTTA
Coding sequences:
- a CDS encoding COG3014 family protein, translated to MRNPISLKIIIYNLFVLLFLSSCGSTYNVKSEAFQQELQNGNTQLALEKLDKNKFLKKDRNLLLYYLEKGKVAYLDNDYELSNTFLNKADDFILENKRDVGGKILGTLLNPEQEAYLGEDFEKVAIHYYKALNYTFLNKFDEALVEVRKINLQLQQINEKYPSDQKNRYTTDAFALSLQGMLYESSGNINDAFISYRNAVDLYLKNEGHYFGVDIPNQLKEDLLRTAKHLGFTNEFLRYKKLLNYDYTEKNNSNGEVIIFWENGLIPYKDENNFAFTILPGKETGIVTIYNKELNLNIPIPISNKKNKKNKFSDISVFNVAFPKYVARHPYFTDATIKKDSVETYHFQLAQNYEEIAFKTLKDRTLREIGKVALRLAVKKTSEYLVRDKNEDLGALLGIFNSITEGADTRNWQSLPQKIYYTRIPLQKGKNTFTIQLLKNGNTASEKKIEVTGTGNLVFRKISSLNSY
- a CDS encoding penicillin-binding protein activator LpoB, encoding MKKLITIGLILAVAVLTLNSCSRKVVRINTNDQVDISGRWNDTDSRLASEELTDEILRGNWLTDFVQENGKKPIIIVGLVRNKTHEHIDAETFTKEIEKAFIKRQNARIVSGGKMREELRAERADQQENASLSTVKKFGLEAGADFMLQGNINSIVDALGRQKVVYYQIDLELTNIQTNEKVWIGDKKIKKYIKN
- a CDS encoding M3 family metallopeptidase: MTKNPLLQDFNTAPFSKITNEHYKPAIKKAIEIAKNEIHAIVKNTEKPTFENTTVALDFTGEKLNRITSIFFNLNSAETNDEIQKIAQEVSPWLSEFKNDITLNEALFKRVKEVFNAKESLELTPEQEMLLDKQYKSFARNGANLNESDKAELRKIDTQLSKLSLQFGENVLAETNAFEMHLTNEKDLAGLPDSAKEAAKQLANEKGKEGWIFTLDYPSYIPFMTYADNRELRKKLAITAGKKGFQNNKNNNEQIVLDIVKLRHKRAHLLGYKTHAHFVLEERMAETPKKVLDFSKELLEKAKPAAKKEFEKLEKYAKKLDGIDQLQKWDGAYYSEKLKKEIFNLDQEILKPYFKLENVINGVFKIANRLYDLQFEEVFNIDKYHEDVKTYNVTDTNGNFIAVFYADFHPRKGKRNGAWMTSYKPQQVKNGVNERPHVSIVCNFTKPTPTKPSLLTFNEVTTLFHEFGHALHGMLANTTYNSLSGTSVSWDFVELPSQVLENWCYEKEALEIFAKHYKTGEIIPMKYVEKIKESASFHEGMQTLRQLSFGLLDMSWHSTNPSEIKNVKDFENKAFAATELYPDVAENAMSTAFSHIFQGGYSAGYYSYKWAEVLDADAFEYFLEEGIFNKKVATKFKENVLSKGGTEKPMILYKRFRGKEPKPDALLKRAGLV
- the purE gene encoding 5-(carboxyamino)imidazole ribonucleotide mutase; its protein translation is MVGIIMGSDSDLPIMEEAIDILESLDIQIEVDIVSAHRTPEKLVDYSKNAHLRGIQVIIAGAGGAAHLPGMVASMSPLPVIGVPIKSRNSIDGWDSVLSILQMPGGVPVATVALDGAKNAGILAAQIIGASDKCVLDKIIAYKEGLKLKVEKASENVKR
- a CDS encoding 5-(carboxyamino)imidazole ribonucleotide synthase, translated to MKNYFSSDFKLGVLGGGQLGRMLLAETQKFDIHTSILESNKNAPCAAICNKFVLGDLLDFNAVYNFGKTVDLLTIEIENVNLDALDKLEKEGLTIYPKPKDLRIIQSKARQKNFYIDHKIPTAEFSHYAYLEELKHSFENNIIDFPFVWKAARFGYDGNGVKIVRNFEDLKNLPNVECITEKLVPFKNELAVIVARNANGETTTYPVVEMEFHPEANQVEYVICPARIDANVAKKARETALKVVSELDFVGLLAVEMFQTTDDKILVNEVAPRPHNSGHYSIEASYTNQFEQHLRSILNLPLGNTESKVAGIMVNLVGSEGCSGKVIYQNIEEILKIDGVTPHIYGKKETRPFRKMGHVTIVDENIEKAREIAQKVKETIRVISK
- a CDS encoding Rieske (2Fe-2S) protein → MSQKVFIFISILFLSSCSKNTPIENCLLNFPVNITTDLNNPQLINAQTPGGFAELSGGAKGILLFNINGSKFVAYDRICPNTDCSAPMSFEKGLVLKCSCDNSEYSVHFGGAPQTDGSPCPAREYRVTKNGSVIRISNF
- the greA gene encoding transcription elongation factor GreA → MSDISYYSPEGLKKLKDELVQLEQVERPRVTQEIADARDKGDLSENAEYHAAKEEQSHLETKIAKLKNVIANARILDESQLDTSKILIHSNVVIKNITNGMEMKYRLVADSETDVRNGKLSVNSPIGKGLLGKKVGEIAEIQVPNGIMKFEIIEISR
- a CDS encoding HIT family protein, with product MSIFTKIITGEIPSYKVAENNDFIAFLDINPNAKGHTLVVPKKEENKIFDLSKDEYKNLMDFSYDVAKAIEKAMPCKRVGMSVIGLEVPHVHVHLIPLNDMADIQFNKKIKLTNEEFVALAEKIAAEF
- a CDS encoding sensor histidine kinase produces the protein MKFTTNTLFFKRTAILISIAIVSLILWNTYVFFQNFKQEERSKMEIFAAAIKEFATNPNLDDSFYIEGMIIENNTNIPSILVDENGNISSWQNLDSVKAKKPEYLQAQLEKMKKENTPIVIRISNDKTNKVYYRDSDLLKRLTYYPLALILILFLFLSVIYLFYSSNKIAETNKLWTGMAKETAHQIGTPLSSLLGWIAILKMEKVDDKYVEEIEKDVHRLNTIANRFSKIGSIPELKKQNIVAVTKTAFDYLESRSSKQITFAFLATEKELFANINTELFGWVIENLIKNAIDAMLGKGELKLAIETKQQKIKITITDTGKGIPKKLFKQIFKPGFTTKKRGWGLGLSLSKRIVEDYHKGKIFVQKSEIGKGTTFQVLLDRV